The following are encoded in a window of Kitasatospora fiedleri genomic DNA:
- a CDS encoding choice-of-anchor Q domain-containing protein, with protein sequence MDAGTTAGAPATDADLLPRDTRPDLGAYEHR encoded by the coding sequence ATCGACGCCGGCACCACCGCGGGCGCCCCCGCGACCGACGCCGACCTGCTCCCCCGCGACACCCGCCCGGACCTCGGCGCCTACGAGCACCGCTGA